A stretch of DNA from Bacillus sp. NP157:
CAGCATGCGGTACCTCCGTTTTACCGATTAGCGCGCCGCCCATGTCCTCGGTCGGTGAATGGCGCCCGCGTGTTCATTCACGCGGGTCGAGCCGGTTGGCGAAGCGCCGGCAGTGCTCCAGGTAACCGCCCTCGTGGGCCTGGACGAGCTCAACGACGCTGCGCCACAACCAGGATGGCGCATCGATGCTCTTGGGCCGGTTGCGCGACAGCTCGCCCAGCCAGGCCTTGCGCCGCTTCCACGGCAACTGGCTGGCGTGGGCCCGGCCGACCACGTTGCCGAGGTAGTGGGCCACGCGCATCGCCTCGGCCTCGTCGAGGTCTTCCAGGTCGATCTTGAGATCCTGTGGGCGCAGCTCGCGGACGAACACCGAGCGTCCGGCGACGCGGCCGGTGATCATCCGCTCGCCAAGGTTCGGTGCAAGGTGCAGTGCCGCCTCCTTCACCCGCTGGGCGTGGTCGGCCGGCATGTCCACGCCAGGCTCGCTCGGTGCGGCCGCCGTGATCGCCTCCTTGATGTCGACCAGGCACAGTTCGTCGCGCTGGCCATCGTTGACCACGCGCAGCAGCAGCGCGTAGCGCAGGCGGCCGAGTGAGCTGCATCCCTTCACCCAGTACTTCGCATCGAGCAGCTCGATGCGTGCGTCGTCGTCGCGATGGACCAGCTGGGTGACGAGCACCCGCATGCCTTCGCTGTCGACGAGGGCTTCGATGTCCTTCAATTCCTCGTCGGTGACCGGCCAGAAGTGACGGCCTTCGGGGATGTCGGGACGCTGGCCATCGATGCGTTCCTGGGCCAGGTGCTTCCAGCGACGCTTCAGCGCGGCCTTCATCACCAGCGTGATCGACGCGGGTCGCGGCACGCTGCGGAGCTCCTTGCGGCCGCCACCCATCGCGCGTTCGTACCCGTCGATCAGCTGCTCGACCATGCGCGTGGTGACGACGCCGGGCAGGTCCGAGCCGCGTGCGGCCGTCGCCAGCGACACGGCGAGCCGGACAATGTCGTGCGACGGATTGCCGAGCACGGCCTGGTCGAGGTCGCGGACCTGGATGTCGATACCGCCTTCGCTGTCCGCGACCGGACCGATGTTGCTGACGTGGCAGTCGCCGCAGATCCAGATCGCAGGACCTTGCGGTAGCGTGCGGTCGGCCTCTTGCAGCCACTCGTAGAACTGCTCGGTGTTACC
This window harbors:
- a CDS encoding DUF2252 domain-containing protein; amino-acid sequence: MPRKPKHQPVAPADRKPRLTALRQLKMARSAHAFVRGNTEQFYEWLQEADRTLPQGPAIWICGDCHVSNIGPVADSEGGIDIQVRDLDQAVLGNPSHDIVRLAVSLATAARGSDLPGVVTTRMVEQLIDGYERAMGGGRKELRSVPRPASITLVMKAALKRRWKHLAQERIDGQRPDIPEGRHFWPVTDEELKDIEALVDSEGMRVLVTQLVHRDDDARIELLDAKYWVKGCSSLGRLRYALLLRVVNDGQRDELCLVDIKEAITAAAPSEPGVDMPADHAQRVKEAALHLAPNLGERMITGRVAGRSVFVRELRPQDLKIDLEDLDEAEAMRVAHYLGNVVGRAHASQLPWKRRKAWLGELSRNRPKSIDAPSWLWRSVVELVQAHEGGYLEHCRRFANRLDPRE